The window CGCGATGCTGTCCGCAATGCCCACGCCGCTGCGGCCGAAAAGCCTTATGCGGTCACGCAGACACCGGCGCCGTCTACCGCAGAGCATCCGGTACGCCAGAAGAACCGGCTGCCGGTTGAGGATTGGTAGCGCCATGTCCGATCATTTGCTCGAGCATGTCCGGCCGTATCTTGACCGTGATGAGGAAGAGCGGATCGCCTATATCCGTGCGCCCCGGTGGATCGGGCATCATGTTGCCAAGGACAGCCATCGGCGGCTTTCCGAGCTGCTGTCACGACCTCCATCATTGCGAACCCAGGGATTAATGTTGGTCGGCCCCTACGCCAATGGCAAGACGATGATCGCCGAGCGCTTCGCCGTCGAGCACCTGCGAACCGCTCCCGCGCAAAAAGTATGGATCGCCCAGACGCGCGAAGGCACCGGCCTCGGCCATTTCTATGCCAGCATTCTGCAGGCATTGCGCGCTCCTGGCGGCGACATGTGGGACCTTGGGCGCAAGGCAGAACAACTCGATCACTTGCTGGCCAGCCTCAAACCGAGGGTGCTGATTTTCGACGAGTTTCACAATGCGCTGCGGGGCCGTGCGCGCGACGTCGAAGCCGTCTTTGCGTTCCTGCGGCGGATCGGCCGCCAGTACGACATCTCGCCGGTGCTGATCGGCGAGGTGGCGGTCTGCGATTTCATCAACGCCACCAGCGAGATGGCGAGCCGCTTCGACCTCGTTGCGGTTCCGCGTTGGTTGTATGACGAGAACTATCTCATGCTGCTCGACA of the Rhizobium leguminosarum genome contains:
- a CDS encoding TniB family NTP-binding protein; translated protein: MSDHLLEHVRPYLDRDEEERIAYIRAPRWIGHHVAKDSHRRLSELLSRPPSLRTQGLMLVGPYANGKTMIAERFAVEHLRTAPAQKVWIAQTREGTGLGHFYASILQALRAPGGDMWDLGRKAEQLDHLLASLKPRVLIFDEFHNALRGRARDVEAVFAFLRRIGRQYDISPVLIGEVAVCDFINATSEMASRFDLVAVPRWLYDENYLMLLDSLEAALPLAKSSDLSNEALARRIFSLSEGLIGEIVTKAAVAAIRSGTERITKASIDELRHLPISQRRNSALRESLL